One genomic window of Gossypium hirsutum isolate 1008001.06 chromosome D11, Gossypium_hirsutum_v2.1, whole genome shotgun sequence includes the following:
- the LOC107929750 gene encoding (+)-delta-cadinene synthase isozyme XC14-like, with protein sequence MSSSKLPSSTHGSMSNQKRPTAKFHPSLWGDIFLSSPTTNVDAKTKLQHEELKEEVRRMIKGVMDDELLYKFRLIDTIKRLGVSYHFEREIVEVLLNIYEHDYKDDQTLETTSLQFRLLREGLGAPCEWFHKFKDDDGIFNMSLTSDVKGLLELYEASHLRVHGEDILEEALGFTTTHLGLAKASGTIEYPLSALVSHALYQSIRKGLPRLEARRFISIYQGNASHNETLFKFAELDFNLLQISHKEELSKISRQYHYTKIGF encoded by the exons ATGTCTTCATCAAAGCTTCCTTCTTCAACTCATGGATCCATGTCCAACCAGAAGCGTCCCACAGCCAAGTTTCATCCTAGCCTTTGGGGGGATATTTTCCTTTCATCTCCAACAACG AACGTTGATGCTAAAACTAAACTACAACATGAAGAACTGAAAGAAGAAGTAAGGAGGATGATTAAGGGAGTGATGGATGATGAGTTGCTCTACAAATTTCGTTTAATTGATACAATCAAACGGTTGGGTGTGAGTTACCATTTTGAAAGAGAGATAGTGGAAGTATTGCTCAATATTTATGAGCATGACTATAAGGATGACCAAACTCTCGAGACTACTTCTCTTCAATTTCGATTGCTTAGAGAAGGATTGGGTGCTCCTTGTG AATGGTTCCACAAGTTCAAAGATGATGATGGAATCTTTAACATGTCCTTAACAAGTGATGTGAAAGGTTTACTCGAATTATATGAAGCTTCACATTTACGTGTGCATGGGGAAGATATACTTGAAGAAGCGCTTGGTTTCACTACCACTCATCTAGGTTTAGCCAAAGCTTCTGGCACTATCGAATATCCCCTTTCAGCCTTAGTCTCCCATGCTCTATACCAATCCATCCGCAAGGGCTTGCCAAGGTTGGAGGCTAGGCGATTCATTTCCATTTACCAAGGCAATGCTTCACATAACGAAACGCTGTTTAAGTTTGCAGAGTTGGATTTCAACTTGTTACAAATTTCACACAAGGAAGAGCTAAGCAAGATCTCAAGGCAatatcactacaccaaaataggtttttag